The sequence below is a genomic window from Flagellimonas marinaquae.
GGCCCAATCCTACGTTATGGACATTTTTTATGTTCCTACATTTTGGGGTCGGAACCCTTTTTATAATTATGGGAATTTTTGCCTATTCCAACTATTCTTTAGGAAAAGATATTACCCTATGGTTGGTGGGCATGTGCTTTTTGGTCGTGATTTGGTTCGCGCTCTATGCTTTTGGCCGCTTGGGAAAATCCAAGGGAAGAGGACAAATGGAACAACTAAAACAGTTTATAAGGGATGCTATTGCTCCTTTTGAGCAAATCAGCAACGAGGACTAACCGTTGTAACCAAAGCGCCTAAGTTGTTGGGAGTTGCTTCGCCAGTTTTTGTTCACCTTTACATATAGTTCTATGTGTACTTGTTTGGCAAAGAATTTTTCGAGGTCTTTTCGGGCCTCCACCCCTACTTTTTTGATGGCACTCCCCTTATGACCTATAATAATACCTTTTTGGGTATCCCTCTCC
It includes:
- a CDS encoding GTP-binding protein, translated to MSDLTNEIVLRPRFRLSLRTELEQLEQVFDGINNSPFDIKRLDEHIFIKFKKPETTFWTPQLHLELSSFEKGVSNIRGVFGPNPTLWTFFMFLHFGVGTLFIIMGIFAYSNYSLGKDITLWLVGMCFLVVIWFALYAFGRLGKSKGRGQMEQLKQFIRDAIAPFEQISNED